Proteins encoded in a region of the Vicia villosa cultivar HV-30 ecotype Madison, WI linkage group LG5, Vvil1.0, whole genome shotgun sequence genome:
- the LOC131601619 gene encoding uncharacterized protein LOC131601619 has translation MHTFPPQGGQVYHHAPSEDAGVYDRLDEFQEQFLQMQKELKTLRGQDLFGKNAADLCLVPNVKIPHKFKVPEFEKYKGNSCPQSHLVMYARRMSTQTDNQQLLIHYFQDSLTGAALKWYMNLDSSEIRTFRELGEAFVKQYKYNLDMAPDRDQLRAMTQKDRESFKEYAQRWREVDAQICPSLEEKEMTKIYLKTLSPFYYGRMVASAPSDFTEMVNMGVLLEEAVREGRLNKEPESSIGPRKYGSSFQKKKDQDVSNVLHKIKKKFQPQVATVTPVVNSAPAYQPQVSQQQIQQRSQQPQQQVRPPNYNNRAPRYPAFDPVPMPYAKLFPTLLAKGLIQTRSPPNPTNSSSPWYKADQSCPYHQGAPGHNIENCFSFKIDVQRLVKSGMLSFKDTNPNVQANPLPQHKEASVNWIDQHPNVIQIYDIRQIGENLVKMHAKQAGYGHVPPHNYFTCDICPKNNQGCAVVQAALQEQMDLGWIQHIRVRIEHDINMVQGCPGEYKIYKVEDLEGSVVRFHKTLNGLAYFGTDFHAYSRCRICRRNSQGCLRVRNVIQKLMDDNTITVLANREDDEVFTVSPQINQVEPMQVKYDSRKTAIAPLVIYLPGPVPYESSKAIPYKYNATFIENGKEIPLPSVVNIADVSRVTRSGRVFNRTTENVEKPSEEVPHRQDNHPTNVVQAKENDEILKLIQRSEYNIVDQLLHTPSRISVLSLLLSSEAHREALQKVLEQAFVEPSVTISQFNNIVANISAGTNLSFCDEDLPEEGVDHNLPLHISVGCMGNVLTGVLIDNGSSLNVMPKSTLSRLSFEDYPLRKSHVIVKAFDGSRKSVFGEVDLPITIGPQTLKITFQVMDIPAQYNCLLGRPWIHEAGAITSTLHQKLKFIRNDKLVTVCGERALIVSNLSSFSDIEPKEVVGTKFQALSLDKGKEKAASISSYNDAIQVVKDGTTSGWGHINMPTNNKNRTGTGFFPTSSKTIPGIEVVLPIQETFRSGGFLQPVQQTVNTIGTENTDEEEWLSYLNKAGYISLSESESPCCYPTK, from the coding sequence atgcatacttttcctccacagggcggacaagtatatcatcacgctcccagtgaggacgctggcgtgtatgacagattggacgagttccaggaacagtttctgcaaatgcagaaggaactcaagactcttcgaggacaagatctatttggaaagaatgctgcagacctctgtctggttccaaatgttaagattcctcacaaattcaaagtaccagaattcgagaagtacaaagggaattcatgcccacaaagtcacctcgtaatgtacgctcgaagaatgtcaactcagactgataatcaacaattgctcattcattattttcaagacagcctgactggtgccgcactcaaatggtacatgaacttggacagttcagagattcgtacttttcgagaacTCGGAGAGGctttcgtcaaacagtataagtacaatctggatatggctcccgacagagatcaactccgggccatgactcaaaaggatagagaaagcttcaaggaatacgctcagagatggcgtgaagttgatGCTCAAATCTGTCCatcacttgaagagaaagaaatgacaaaaatctatctcaaaactttgagtccattttactacggacgaatggttgcaagtgcaccaagtgactttaccgagatggtaaacatgggtgtacttttagaagaagcagttcgggaaggacgcttgaacaaagaaccagaatcttctattggtccaaggaagtatggaagttctttccagaagaaaaaggatcaagatgttagcaatgtcttgcacaaaatcaagaagaaatttcaacctcaagttgctacagtaactccggttgttaactcagcgccagcttatcaacctcaggtctcgcaacaacaaattcaacaaaggtcgcagcaacctcagcagcaggttcgacctccaaattacaacaatcgggctccaaggtatcctgcctttgacccagtaccaatgccgtatgcgaaattatttccaacattactggcaaaaggactcattcagacaaggagtcctccaaatcctacaaacagttcctcaccatggtataaggctgaccaatcttgtccctatcatcagggggcaccaggtcacaatattgagaactgtttctctttcaagattgacgtccaacgattagtgaagagcggaatgctatccttcaaagatactaatccaaacgtccaagcaaatcctttgccgcagcataaagaagcttcagtgaattggatagatcaacaccctaacgtcattcaaatctacgacattcgtcagataggggaaaatcttgtcaagatgcacgctaaacaagctgggtacggccatgtaccacctcacaactacttcacatgcgatatttgtccaaagaataatcaaggatgtgccgtagttcaagctgcattacaagaacaaatggacttaggatggattcaacatatccgagtcagaattgaacatgacatcaacatggttcaaggatgtccaggagaatacaaaatctacaaagttgaagatcttgaaggatcggtagtcaggttccataaaactttaaatggacttgcctactttggaacagatttccatgcttacagtagatgcagaatttgtcgaagaaattcacaaggatgtttgcgtgttcgcaacgtcattcaaaagctgatggatgataataccattactgttcttgccaacagagaagatgacgaagtctttaccgtatctcctcaaattaatcaagttgaaccaatgcaagttaagtacgacagcaggaagacagcaattgctccattagtcatctacttaccaggtcctgtaccgtatgagtccagcaaggctataccatacaagtacaatgctacattcattgaaaatggtaaggaaataccattaccatctgttgtcaacattgctgatgtcagtcgagtcaccagaagtggacgagtcttcaacagaacaacagaaaatgtggagaaaccttcggaggaagtaccacataggcaagacaatcatccgaccaatgttgttcaagcgaaagaaaatgatgagatcttgaagttaatccagaggagtgaatacaatattgtagatcaattgctacatactccgtctaggatatctgttctctccctactattgagttctgaagctcatagggaagctctacagaaagttttggaacaagcttttgtagaacctagtgtcacaataagccaattcaacaacatcgttgccaacatctccgccggaactaacctaagtttctgtgacgaagatcttcctgaagaaggagtggaccacaatcttccacttcacatctccgttggctgcatgggtaatgtactcacaggagtcctaatagacaatggatcctctctcaacgtcatgccgaaatcaacattgtcaagattatctttcgaagattaccctctaagaaaaagtcatgtcatcgtcaaagcatttgatggatcaaggaagtcagtttttggagaggtagatcttcccataactattggacctcaaacGCTCaagatcactttccaagttatggatattccagcacaatacaattgtttgctaggtcgcccgtggattcatgaggctggggcaattacttcaacacttcatcagaaactgaagttcataagaaatgacaaattggtaaccgtatgtggagaacgagctctgatcgtcagcaacctgtcatcattctccgacatagaaccaaaagaagttgttggaactaaattccaagcactttccttggacaaaggaaaggagaaagcagcgtctatctcttcatacaatgatgcaatccaagttgtaaaggatggcactaccagtggttgggggcacattaatatgcctaccaacaacaagaacagaacaggaactggattctttccaacatcatcaaagactattccaggaattgaggtagttcttccaattcaagaaactttccgcagcggaggttttcttcaacctgttcaacaaacagtcaataccatcggtacggaaaacaccgatgaagaggaatggctatcctatcttaacaaagcaggatacatatccctatcagagtctgaatcaccttgctgttatccgactaaatga